Genomic window (Roseivirga sp. 4D4):
AAGTCCAGCATTGCATTGCTGGAAGCCTGATCAATTTCTTGATTTGGATCATCATATATCCATACTTTATATTCACCCCTCTGAACTGACAGCACGTCTCCCAACTCGATCAGTAGCTCTTCCTGAAAATTTGTAGAAATGTGTCTAATGTGAACTACCTCTCGATCTACGAGTAACTCATAAGAAGGACTTTTGAAAACTTTACCAGAAATGCCTGATAGTCCAGAAATTATTTCTTCACATTGATAATAGTTGAAACCAAACTCTTTCAGAAATTCACTTAATACATAAGGTCCTATCTCCTGCTCGGTCAAATCACGCTTTCTTATGGAAAACCCATCACCGATTTCCTCTAATAGTTCGGCTTTGAGCTTTTCAATGTTTAGGTCAGCAAGTCGGGCAACCTCCATATTTTTAACCATATTCCTTTTCATCGTGGTTAAAAAATCTGGATTCAGGGTCTCGAGTTTAGGAATGATCTCCTTCCGAATAAAGTTTCTTTTGTAATAGACTTCCGCGTTGCTGCTATCTTCTCTCCATAGGATGTCATGGCTTATAGCAAACTCCATAATTTCCTCCTTACTCGCATCGAGCAATGGACGTACAAGCTTCTCGCCAAATGAATCCATTCCCGTCAAACCCTTTATTGACGTCCCTCTAATCATGTTTAGCAAAAAAGTCTCCACATCATCATTTGCGTGGTGCGCTAAAAAAATCTTTTGATAGCCCTCTTTGCTACATAACTCATCAAACCAAGCATAGCGTAATTCTCTGGCTGCCATTTGAGTCGACACCTTATTAAGCGTGGCATAGGACTCAGTATCGAAACGTTTTGAATGAAATTGCCGGCCTAATCCTTTAGCCCTCTCTTCAATAAATGATTGATCCCTGTCGGAAGCCTCGCCCCTCAACTGAAAATTACAGTGCGCAATTGAATAATTAACATCGGACTGTTCCGCTAAATGCCATAACACCATTGAGTCCACCCCGCCACTAATTGCCAAGAGGTATTTATGCTCATGGACATTAAGGGCATGTTTTTTGATAAACTGCAAAAAGCGTTTGTGCATGGGTCAAAAATAGCATAAATCGCTAATTTTGCGGCTTGTTGAAATGAGGAGAACCTTCTTTTATTTTTTGTTTTTGGTATTTCACCTGAGTTTAGTTGGGCAGTCCACCGTTCGGCTTGTTTACTCTGGTAAACTTAGGTCTGAGATTATTGATGGACAAAATGTACAGAAGCTGATTGATAGCGTGCATTTGGTTCAGGGCAATACTGAAATTTTCTGTGACTCTGCTTACCTGATTAGAGCCACGAATTCTGCTTTGGCCTTTGGCCATGTACGGATCATTGATACAGTGGACATCATTGATGTAAAAAGTGATTACCTCGAATACAATGGCAACACGCGGGTTGCTTTCTTAAGAGATAATGTCATTATGAAAGATGATAGCACTACGCTATACACAGACAATCTCGATTACGATCGAAATACACAAGTCGGAAACTATTTCAATGGTGGTAAACTGATTGACAATACCAGTAAGCTAACTAGCAAAACAGGTTATTACAATTCGGTAAGCAAAGAATCCCGCTTTTATGACTCCGTAAGAATGGTCAATGAAGATTTTTACTTAGAAACAGACACACTTTTTTACAATACGCTCGATACTAAGACAAGAAGCTATGGCCCAACCTTGGGGATAACGACTGATGGAGACACTTTGCAATCGAGCAAGGGACTATTGTACAATAGACAAACCCGCTACTCCGAAATTTATCAAGGTAGAATTTTCAATGCTGAATTTGATATAGAGGCTGATACGCTCATCACAAACGACAGCCTCCAGGTTTATGAGGCGTTCAACAACATTACCATGCTGTCTAAGGAAGACTCCTTGACCATATATGGGGACAAGGCCATATACAATAAAGCCAACAATACTGCCTATGCCTATGAGAATGCCTACATGAAAAGCATGATGCAGGGAGACTCCTTATTTATTAAAGCTGACACGCTGTTTTCCGACCAAAGCGATCCTGAAAACAAGTATATCACTGCCTATAAAGGAGTACAGATGTTCAAGTCGAATATGCAAGGAATCGCTGATTCAATGAGCTATAATTTCTCAGATTCCACCATTTACATGTATCAAGACCCAGTGATTTGGTCTAATGATAGCCAAATCACTGCCGACTCCATTAATATTGAGATAGTGAATGATAAAGTCCATAAAATGAATTTGGCCATTAAATCGTTTGTGATCTCACAAGACAGTTCGAAAAACTTCAATCAGGTTTCCGGGAAGACCATGGAAGTGTTTTTCAAAGAAGGATTCGTGAGCAAGACAGATGTCAATGGTAATGGAGAAAGTATATACTATGTTGTTGACAACTTGGGAGCCACTTCCATGAATAAACTCAAGTGCTCGTCTATGACACTCTTCTTTGAAGAAAATGTAGTTGTGGAGATCAGGACGTACAGAGAGGTAGACGGCCAGGTTATCCCTGATTTTGAAATCAAACCGACCGACAAAATACTAAGAGGCTTTAATTGGCGTTTTGCGGAAAAACCAAAGCTCAGAGAGATTGCCAGACACCTGAGATATGACCGTTAAAAAGGGTTAAACGCTTATTATTAAGCTAAAAACTAATTTTCTTTGATCATTGATTGTCAACCCCCAGAGATTGGAATTCTGCCGATATACTGGTAACTTTGCACGCTTATGAAAAAAGCCCCCATTTTATTGACTTTATGCTCATTGATATTGGTGCTCTCTAGTTGTACTACACAGTTGGCAAAACTAGAGCGGTCCAATGAGTATGGCGAGTTATTTAATGGAGCCGTAGCTTTCTACGAAAAAGGGCAATATAGCAAGGCTAAGGTCCTTTTTGAAAGAATTCAACCCTTCTATCGCGGATCGGAATATTCAGAAAAAATCAGGTACTACTGGGCGTATTGTGAGTACTACAGCGGACTATATCAACTGGCCGCTTACCAGTTCGGTGTTTTCTACGGAACTTATGGAAGAAGTCCTTTGGCAGAAGAAGCTCAATTCATGGAGGCCTATTCATTATATCTAGATTCACCAGGACCTGATTTAGAGCAAAGCAGCTCTGAGAGTGCAGTAGTAGCGATGCAAACCTTCCTGAATCGTTATCCAGCGTCTCAGTATTATCAAGAGGCCAACGATATAATTGATGAGCTTCAGGTTAGGTTTGAAACCAAAGCCTATCAAACTGCTAAGCTATATTATAGACTCAGCACCGGACTTTCATTTAGAAATTATCTGGAAGCGGCATTAACGACATTTCAATCTTTCAAATCTGACTATCCAGATTCTAAGTACAATGAGGAACTCATGTTCTTAAGTGTTGAAACAAGTTTCAAGTTGGCTGATAATAGTATTTTCTCCTTGAAGGAGGAACGATTTGACAGAACACTAGATTTATATAAAGACTTTATAGAGCGATTTCCGGTAAGTGAATACTCGGATAAAGCAAAGGACTATTTTGAAAGGTCTACGAACGAATTAAACAAACTGAAAACAAATTAATTATGGCAGCAAGTCCATCAATCATTACAAGAGATTCTGATAAAATCGCAGAACCAACCGGTAACATTTACCAGTCTGTAGCAATCATCTCTAAAAGAGCGAAGCAAATTGCAAGCACCATGAAAGAAGAATTGAATGGTAAACTCGCAGAATTCGCTTCTACCGTTGATAACCTTGAGGAAATCTTCGAAAATAGAGAGCAAATTGAAATCTCTAAATTCTACGAAAGAATGCCGAAGCCTACAGCAATGGCCGTGGAAGAATTCATCAATGGTGAAATCTATCACAGGTTCAAAGAAGCTGAAGAGGCTGAGGAAGAAGCAAATAGCTAATCTTTCATGTTGAAAGGAAAGAAAATATTAGTCGGGGTTACCGGCAGCATAGCAGCCTATAAGGCTGCTTTTTTGGTTCGACTATTGGTCAAAGCTGAAGCTGAGGTCAAGGTCATAATGACGGATGCTGCCAAGGATTTTATTACTCCTCTTACACTTTCCACCCTTTCTAAAAATCCGACTTTCTCCAAGTTTACAGATGGAGACCAAGGTGAATGGAATAACCATGTTGATCTGGGTCTTTGGGCCGATGC
Coding sequences:
- the tilS gene encoding tRNA lysidine(34) synthetase TilS yields the protein MHKRFLQFIKKHALNVHEHKYLLAISGGVDSMVLWHLAEQSDVNYSIAHCNFQLRGEASDRDQSFIEERAKGLGRQFHSKRFDTESYATLNKVSTQMAARELRYAWFDELCSKEGYQKIFLAHHANDDVETFLLNMIRGTSIKGLTGMDSFGEKLVRPLLDASKEEIMEFAISHDILWREDSSNAEVYYKRNFIRKEIIPKLETLNPDFLTTMKRNMVKNMEVARLADLNIEKLKAELLEEIGDGFSIRKRDLTEQEIGPYVLSEFLKEFGFNYYQCEEIISGLSGISGKVFKSPSYELLVDREVVHIRHISTNFQEELLIELGDVLSVQRGEYKVWIYDDPNQEIDQASSNAMLDLDKLKFPLVLRKWNEGDRIQPLGMTGQKLVSDLLIDSKLSRFEKQSVHVLCSEGEVVWVVGLRISDKFKVDKDTKSILHYQLADRV
- a CDS encoding OstA-like protein, producing MVFHLSLVGQSTVRLVYSGKLRSEIIDGQNVQKLIDSVHLVQGNTEIFCDSAYLIRATNSALAFGHVRIIDTVDIIDVKSDYLEYNGNTRVAFLRDNVIMKDDSTTLYTDNLDYDRNTQVGNYFNGGKLIDNTSKLTSKTGYYNSVSKESRFYDSVRMVNEDFYLETDTLFYNTLDTKTRSYGPTLGITTDGDTLQSSKGLLYNRQTRYSEIYQGRIFNAEFDIEADTLITNDSLQVYEAFNNITMLSKEDSLTIYGDKAIYNKANNTAYAYENAYMKSMMQGDSLFIKADTLFSDQSDPENKYITAYKGVQMFKSNMQGIADSMSYNFSDSTIYMYQDPVIWSNDSQITADSINIEIVNDKVHKMNLAIKSFVISQDSSKNFNQVSGKTMEVFFKEGFVSKTDVNGNGESIYYVVDNLGATSMNKLKCSSMTLFFEENVVVEIRTYREVDGQVIPDFEIKPTDKILRGFNWRFAEKPKLREIARHLRYDR
- a CDS encoding outer membrane protein assembly factor BamD, which codes for MKKAPILLTLCSLILVLSSCTTQLAKLERSNEYGELFNGAVAFYEKGQYSKAKVLFERIQPFYRGSEYSEKIRYYWAYCEYYSGLYQLAAYQFGVFYGTYGRSPLAEEAQFMEAYSLYLDSPGPDLEQSSSESAVVAMQTFLNRYPASQYYQEANDIIDELQVRFETKAYQTAKLYYRLSTGLSFRNYLEAALTTFQSFKSDYPDSKYNEELMFLSVETSFKLADNSIFSLKEERFDRTLDLYKDFIERFPVSEYSDKAKDYFERSTNELNKLKTN
- a CDS encoding DNA-directed RNA polymerase subunit omega → MAASPSIITRDSDKIAEPTGNIYQSVAIISKRAKQIASTMKEELNGKLAEFASTVDNLEEIFENREQIEISKFYERMPKPTAMAVEEFINGEIYHRFKEAEEAEEEANS